A window of the Longimicrobiaceae bacterium genome harbors these coding sequences:
- a CDS encoding condensation domain-containing protein: protein MSKRTIMEDVYPLSPAQEGMLFHAISDQGSGVYVGQFGARLATGLDVDVFERAWRGVVERHPVLRTGFVWEKVDAPLQVVRREAALPFRHEDWRGVDEEEQARRIAEYLRADREAGFDLAQPPLMRLALFRLGDAAHQLVWTHHHLVLDGWSLANVYREVLALYEAGLEGRQARLGHPRPYRDYIAWIKRQDLAGAERFWRGELAGFSTPTPLGIGRAAVGDAEARMEAGRCSARLSPPATAALHALARRGQVTANTAAQGAWALLLARYSGEEDVLFGTSVSGRPPELEGMEEMVGMFVGTLPVRVRVPPDAPVLAWLERLHRRQVETREYEFSPLVQVQRWSEVPRGRPLFESFLSFQNYPVDPTARDRFGVKDMWGLESDDYPLSVTVSPSGEEMLLDCTFHDARFRPDEVGRVLEHFRNLLESLAAGPD, encoded by the coding sequence ATGAGCAAGCGCACGATTATGGAGGACGTGTACCCCCTGTCTCCTGCACAGGAAGGGATGCTCTTCCATGCCATCTCCGACCAGGGCTCCGGCGTGTACGTCGGGCAGTTCGGGGCGAGGCTCGCGACCGGCCTGGACGTGGATGTGTTCGAGCGGGCGTGGCGTGGGGTGGTGGAGCGGCACCCGGTGCTGCGGACCGGGTTCGTGTGGGAGAAGGTGGACGCGCCGCTACAGGTCGTGCGCAGGGAGGCGGCGCTCCCTTTCCGGCACGAGGACTGGCGGGGGGTGGACGAGGAGGAGCAGGCGAGGAGGATCGCGGAGTACCTGCGCGCCGACCGGGAAGCCGGGTTCGACCTGGCGCAGCCGCCGCTGATGCGGCTCGCGCTCTTCCGGCTTGGCGACGCGGCGCACCAGCTGGTGTGGACGCACCACCACCTGGTGCTGGACGGGTGGAGCCTGGCCAACGTGTACCGCGAGGTGCTCGCGCTCTACGAGGCCGGCCTGGAAGGGCGCCAGGCGAGGCTGGGGCACCCCCGCCCCTACCGCGACTACATCGCCTGGATCAAGCGCCAGGACCTCGCGGGCGCGGAGCGCTTCTGGAGGGGCGAGCTCGCCGGGTTCTCCACTCCCACCCCGCTCGGGATTGGGCGTGCCGCGGTGGGTGACGCGGAGGCGCGGATGGAGGCGGGGCGGTGCTCCGCCCGTCTGTCGCCGCCGGCAACGGCCGCGCTCCACGCGCTGGCCCGCCGCGGACAGGTCACGGCCAACACGGCGGCGCAGGGGGCCTGGGCGCTCCTGCTCGCCCGGTACTCCGGCGAGGAGGACGTGCTCTTCGGCACCTCGGTATCCGGGCGCCCGCCGGAGCTGGAGGGGATGGAGGAGATGGTCGGCATGTTCGTCGGCACCCTCCCCGTGCGGGTCCGGGTCCCGCCCGACGCCCCCGTCCTCGCCTGGCTGGAGAGGCTGCACCGCAGGCAGGTGGAGACGCGGGAGTACGAGTTCTCCCCCCTGGTGCAGGTGCAGAGGTGGAGCGAGGTGCCCCGCGGCCGGCCGCTCTTCGAGAGCTTCCTGTCGTTCCAGAACTACCCCGTGGACCCCACCGCCCGCGACCGCTTCGGCGTGAAGGACATGTGGGGGCTGGAGAGCGACGACTATCCCCTCTCCGTGACCGTCTCCCCCTCCGGGGAGGAGATGCTGCTGGACTGCACCTTCCACGACGCACGCTTCCGTCCCGACGAGGTCGGGCGGGTGCTGGAGCACTTCCGCAACCTGCTGGAGTCGCTGGCGGCCGGTCCGGACC
- a CDS encoding M1 family metallopeptidase, protein MPKPGVPAVLFLALLAGACAGSGGPAAGPTPSDTATRHLLRPVPVPAAFRAAIERGTRTTTGAPGPRYWQQEVSYRIEAELDPATALLRGREWIVYRNRSPHPIRSVVLNLYQNIYSEGVPRNRFAPVTGGVQLERVAAQGEALRLLGAAELQEVRDEPPAGAPAGYAVRGTLARIVLPRPIAPGDSAVLEADWRHTVPPAPSFRTAYAEGRRGRGFLVAQWYPQVAVFDDVAGWDATPYLGDGEFYLEYGDFDVALTLPAGWVAGATGVLLNPGEVLAPGARRRLDAAARSDTVVRVITEADLDAGRATLSPPGGKLTWRFRGEDVRDFAFAASNRYRWDVLPAPVAGGGGEAGSVLVHALYRAGTPAWDEGARFGRHAVEFFSRTLAPYPYPQVTVAEGPMAGGMEYPQIVFIGGYSDPKDLHSGIVHEVGHQWFPMLVGSDEAANAWMDEGVVTYYEMLGRNDLFPEDDLLAPDRAGYLSVAGGPSEVPLMRHTDLVSPYGARYIAAYSKPALLLRSLRAVVGEEPFRRAMDAYLAEWRFRHPTPWDFFNTFERVSGRDLGWFFYPWWWETGTSDLAVERVEVARPGTVRVTVRDVGEVPVPAVVVVTTASGATARAEIPVAAWLAAGSRTATVDVAVSGAPVRVEVDPEKLFPDVSRGNNTWSRAQGGVPTP, encoded by the coding sequence CGTTCCGCGCCGCGATAGAGCGGGGGACGCGGACCACGACGGGCGCGCCGGGGCCCCGCTACTGGCAGCAGGAGGTCAGCTACCGGATCGAGGCTGAGCTGGACCCCGCGACCGCCCTTCTCCGCGGACGGGAGTGGATCGTGTACCGAAACCGCTCCCCGCACCCGATCCGCTCGGTGGTGCTCAACCTGTACCAGAACATCTACTCCGAGGGCGTGCCGCGGAACCGGTTCGCGCCGGTCACCGGGGGAGTGCAGCTGGAGCGCGTCGCCGCACAGGGGGAGGCGCTCCGTCTCCTGGGCGCCGCCGAGCTGCAGGAGGTGCGGGACGAGCCCCCGGCGGGCGCACCCGCCGGCTACGCCGTCCGGGGCACCCTCGCCCGGATCGTCCTTCCCCGGCCGATCGCTCCCGGTGACAGCGCCGTGCTGGAGGCGGACTGGCGGCACACCGTCCCCCCCGCGCCAAGCTTCCGCACCGCGTACGCGGAGGGGCGCCGGGGGAGGGGGTTCCTGGTGGCGCAGTGGTACCCGCAGGTGGCCGTCTTCGACGACGTGGCGGGGTGGGACGCCACCCCGTACCTGGGAGACGGGGAGTTCTACCTGGAGTACGGCGACTTCGACGTTGCGCTCACCCTGCCGGCCGGGTGGGTGGCGGGGGCGACGGGCGTGCTCCTGAACCCGGGCGAGGTGCTCGCCCCCGGGGCGCGCCGCCGCCTGGACGCGGCCGCCCGCTCCGACACGGTGGTACGGGTGATCACCGAGGCCGACTTGGACGCCGGCCGCGCCACCCTCTCGCCCCCGGGCGGCAAGCTGACCTGGCGATTCCGGGGCGAAGACGTCCGCGACTTCGCCTTCGCCGCCTCCAACCGCTACCGGTGGGACGTGCTCCCCGCGCCCGTGGCGGGGGGCGGGGGGGAGGCGGGGAGCGTCCTCGTCCACGCGCTCTACCGCGCCGGCACGCCCGCGTGGGACGAGGGCGCCCGCTTCGGCAGGCACGCCGTCGAGTTCTTCAGCAGGACGCTGGCTCCCTATCCCTACCCGCAGGTCACCGTGGCCGAGGGGCCCATGGCCGGCGGGATGGAGTATCCGCAGATCGTCTTCATCGGCGGGTACTCTGACCCCAAGGACCTGCACTCCGGGATCGTGCACGAGGTGGGGCACCAGTGGTTCCCCATGCTGGTGGGGAGCGACGAGGCCGCGAACGCCTGGATGGACGAGGGCGTGGTCACCTACTACGAGATGCTGGGCCGGAACGACCTCTTCCCCGAGGACGACCTCCTCGCCCCCGATCGCGCCGGCTACCTGTCGGTGGCCGGGGGACCGTCCGAAGTCCCCCTGATGCGGCACACCGACCTGGTGAGCCCCTACGGGGCCCGCTACATCGCGGCCTACTCCAAGCCGGCGCTCCTCCTCCGTTCCCTCCGCGCCGTGGTGGGGGAGGAGCCCTTCCGCCGGGCGATGGACGCCTACCTGGCGGAGTGGCGGTTCCGGCACCCCACGCCCTGGGACTTCTTCAACACCTTCGAGCGGGTCTCCGGGCGAGACCTCGGCTGGTTCTTCTACCCGTGGTGGTGGGAGACCGGCACGTCCGATCTGGCGGTCGAGAGGGTGGAGGTGGCGAGGCCCGGGACCGTGAGGGTGACCGTGCGCGACGTGGGCGAGGTCCCGGTCCCCGCCGTGGTCGTGGTGACGACGGCGTCCGGGGCCACCGCGCGGGCGGAGATCCCGGTGGCCGCGTGGCTGGCGGCGGGGAGCCGGACGGCGACGGTGGACGTCGCCGTGAGCGGCGCTCCGGTCCGGGTGGAGGTCGATCCCGAGAAGCTCTTTCCGGACGTCAGCCGAGGGAACAACACGTGGTCCCGCGCGCAGGGCGGCGTGCCCACACCGTAG